One segment of Castanea sativa cultivar Marrone di Chiusa Pesio chromosome 3, ASM4071231v1 DNA contains the following:
- the LOC142626654 gene encoding protein SRC2 homolog, whose translation MECRPLDITVNSAKDLKDVNLFSKMDLYAVVSIHGDYFNNNNNNNASQQRTHIDKDCGPNPKWNFPMKFTIDVNAAEQNRLALVVKIKAEKKLAGDKEVGEVHVPIKELLESYGEESKDERHASYSVRTPSGKAKGVLDFTYKFGEKFTATQQKAKNVDTDTPVTAYPVGYGAAGPSGGPAPAYPPPGMLAAGTVAAAYPYAHQPPPPHGGYPPPPMYGGYPPQPAYNGGYPQYPHQPAPYPQAGYGGYGAKPPKKSGGSGGKMALGLGAGLLGGLLVGDMISDVSEMGAYDSGYDAGFDDAGGDF comes from the coding sequence ATGGAGTGCAGGCCTTTGGATATCACAGTGAATTCGGCCAAGGACTTGAAGGACGTGAATCTTTTCTCCAAGATGGACCTGTACGCCGTCGTTTCGATCCACGGCGACtacttcaacaacaacaacaacaacaacgccAGTCAGCAGAGAACGCACATCGACAAGGACTGCGGCCCGAACCCCAAGTGGAATTTCCCAATGAAATTCACAATAGACGTCAATGCGGCGGAGCAGAACCGCCTGGCGCTCGTCGTGAAGATCAAGGCGGAGAAGAAACTCGCCGGCGATAAAGAAGTCGGCGAAGTCCACGTGCCCATCAAAGAACTCCTCGAGAGCTACGGCGAGGAATCGAAAGACGAGAGGCACGCGAGCTACAGCGTCAGAACCCCATCTGGAAAAGCCAAAGGCGTGTTGGATTTCACGTACAAGTTTGGCGAAAAGTTCACCGCGACTCAACAGAAGGCAAAGAACGTGGACACGGACACGCCCGTTACAGCGTATCCGGTTGGATACGGTGCGGCGGGGCCTAGCGGTGGACCTGCTCCCGCGTATCCTCCGCCGGGAATGCTGGCTGCCGGCACGGTGGCGGCTGCTTATCCGTACGCGCACCAGCCGCCGCCGCCGCACGGTGGGTATCCGCCACCGCCTATGTACGGAGGGTACCCGCCTCAACCGGCTTATAACGGTGGTTACCCGCAGTATCCTCACCAACCCGCCCCGTATCCGCAAGCCGGGTACGGCGGGTACGGTGCCAAGCCGCCTAAGAAGAGTGGTGGCAGCGGTGGGAAGATGGCGTTGGGACTAGGTGCTGGATTGCTTGGTGGGTTGCTGGTTGGAGATATGATCTCTGATGTGTCTGAGATGGGCGCTTATGATTCTGGATATGATGCTGGGTTTGATGATGCTGGTGGTGATTTCTAA